A part of Myxococcales bacterium genomic DNA contains:
- a CDS encoding HEAT repeat domain-containing protein: MRAVFGLLIFFVASLAFSDFTLPSLKTDYEKLVFLLYIKKNVPKLFADAAKHDIDLFTLLENESELVEELKQQPDFDKIFNRKQYLNLTIRPNDNIYIGDVQIDPQAIFSWKDSLGKKVALVQEVFKTPGEFLQTITAHKFLELDPLVLLNKIGVVETKNKKEKARLIKEFKSRNDILIKCKQFNTMAEKYSCILENSEFLVGLPHLPTTEKIKGVIDGILSDNDVLDSFPLGAVLNHLNPYNWHEAKESIEKLKADDLIFFTDNDALTPILTSLLNNETQEANLSKVLGRVNKEFNTYASQTISQRTLATRSVELIEVPPLIGIFRGCVGGDCSSQYSFPYPNDPHERVFFIKSLKKKDQLKGYVSATEVSLTINGKLEKALYIHTISGVNVTAQEAELILRGFEKIKYQFGVNYIVLPISKNIASLINYPSIMGVYKAHINGAEEVDISYQNKNLRLAIQNYSPASGYNRGDYDHIDNNLTGIVLSFEQGNQVDANVSIGGEINNNNHDYPLSKAELSEFILELEASNRSNTVYRILNTLKSKEEFGTQYIKDIQYFSTLIKNKNDRIFNALNKNNNLKTVEAYESLLLGKLKTLGLESSYLDKNPELTIFGRVNCIDAFLEQNLDETVRLALKDTRVSSRTLVIQLLIDNLRTNNKIAAAIARFLEDPDSKVRIAAFIALVNIRPQDKESLDLIFKTSKSDDADIRQDSIGILLLLGRIKSIDKEHLKIILKLLKSENCTLKWAVTNALAKIDPQNPKIAQELARILQDAQDPDFRETVITALVAIKPHDEGTLTILLDSFKSNLVLRREEVRDVLIQIKPQSSKITQELARMLQDKNDYLRKDVSNILVAIKPKDEETIAILLESLGSCNDQIISMLAQTMPKDGPLLDKLLELLKSNELSVRYNAIRLLRIMKLNTPKISAEIAHLVGDQYDNIGVEARSALYEIKPRDSETIKIILGFLSGKNYFRIVERAADVLILIEPQSPEIAQELARMLQDENAYLREVVSKVLIAINPKDEETLNLIFKASKSDDTNIRRDSIGILLSLGHIKPTDEEPLRNILDFLKSENYMLRKKAADALEDAAANTPLKLQNPETAQGLALILQGAQDPDFRKTVFTALVAIKPQDEETIAILLESLKSHVMRQDSWRRTEARDILIQIKPQSSKIAQELALVLRDEKKDNDLREAVSSVLVAIKPKDEETIAILLEDIDSCNDQLISMLAQTMPKDGPLLDKLLGLLKSNEYYVRYKAIQLLRMMKLDTPKISSEIAHLLKDKYDHIRVEAQSTLGEIKPRDNETIKIILGLLSGENNNFKQSAAEVLIQIKPQSPEIVQELARMLQSEKVDDVKKTVSNVLVAIKPQDEEAIAILLEDISSYSNQLVTMLAEILPKNTELRDRLLKHLKSNKWLVRYNALQLLRMMKLVTPEMTSEIAKFVGDKKPDVRYEARITLVENQSIDSESIKIILGFLKSENKFICQSAKNVLIELKLQRLEIKQYLAQMLQDEKDDDVKKTVLDVLEAFLDKNS; encoded by the coding sequence ATGAGAGCTGTTTTCGGTTTATTAATTTTTTTTGTTGCATCTTTGGCTTTCAGTGATTTCACTCTTCCTTCTTTAAAGACAGACTATGAAAAATTGGTTTTTTTGCTTTATATAAAAAAAAACGTGCCAAAACTATTTGCTGATGCAGCCAAACACGACATTGATCTCTTTACCCTACTAGAAAATGAATCTGAGCTCGTTGAAGAATTAAAACAACAGCCTGATTTTGATAAAATTTTTAATAGAAAACAGTATCTCAACCTAACCATTCGCCCAAACGACAACATCTATATTGGAGACGTACAAATCGACCCACAGGCAATTTTTTCTTGGAAAGATAGTTTGGGTAAAAAAGTAGCACTTGTTCAAGAAGTATTTAAAACACCAGGCGAATTTCTACAAACAATAACAGCTCATAAATTCCTAGAATTAGATCCGTTGGTCCTACTAAATAAAATTGGAGTTGTTGAAACTAAAAATAAAAAAGAAAAGGCTAGACTGATTAAAGAGTTTAAAAGCAGAAACGACATTCTTATAAAATGCAAACAATTCAATACAATGGCTGAAAAATACTCTTGTATCCTCGAAAATTCCGAGTTTCTAGTTGGTCTCCCCCATCTTCCAACGACTGAAAAGATAAAAGGAGTCATCGATGGTATTTTATCTGATAACGATGTTCTGGACTCTTTTCCTCTAGGCGCAGTATTGAACCATCTTAATCCATACAATTGGCATGAGGCCAAAGAGTCAATAGAAAAACTTAAAGCTGATGATTTGATATTCTTCACTGATAATGATGCATTAACACCTATTCTTACTTCACTTCTAAACAATGAGACGCAAGAAGCTAATTTAAGCAAAGTATTAGGCCGAGTTAATAAAGAGTTTAATACCTATGCATCACAGACAATATCTCAAAGGACGCTAGCAACTCGCAGTGTTGAGCTTATTGAGGTGCCTCCACTGATTGGAATTTTTCGTGGATGCGTAGGCGGAGATTGCTCATCACAATATTCATTTCCATACCCAAATGATCCCCATGAAAGAGTCTTTTTCATCAAAAGCTTAAAGAAAAAAGATCAGCTTAAAGGATATGTGAGTGCAACAGAAGTGTCGCTAACAATTAACGGTAAGCTTGAAAAGGCGCTTTACATTCATACCATCAGCGGAGTTAATGTCACCGCGCAAGAAGCAGAGCTAATCTTAAGAGGCTTTGAAAAAATAAAATACCAATTTGGTGTCAACTATATTGTTCTTCCCATCAGCAAAAATATTGCTAGCTTAATAAATTATCCCTCGATAATGGGAGTATACAAAGCTCATATCAATGGAGCAGAAGAGGTTGACATTTCATATCAAAATAAAAATCTCAGGCTTGCCATACAGAATTATAGCCCAGCCTCAGGATATAACAGAGGAGATTACGACCACATAGACAACAATTTAACAGGCATTGTTCTTTCTTTTGAGCAAGGTAACCAAGTCGATGCAAATGTAAGCATAGGCGGTGAAATCAACAATAATAACCATGATTACCCATTATCCAAAGCTGAGCTTTCTGAATTCATTCTAGAACTAGAAGCATCAAACAGAAGCAATACAGTTTATAGAATCTTGAATACGCTAAAATCTAAAGAAGAATTTGGGACCCAGTACATTAAGGACATTCAATATTTTTCTACTCTCATAAAAAATAAGAATGATCGAATTTTTAATGCATTAAACAAAAATAATAATCTAAAAACTGTTGAAGCTTATGAATCACTCCTTTTAGGCAAGCTTAAGACATTGGGGCTAGAATCTAGTTACTTGGACAAGAATCCTGAGTTAACGATTTTCGGACGTGTTAACTGTATTGACGCTTTTTTAGAACAAAACCTGGATGAAACAGTAAGGCTTGCCCTTAAAGATACTCGTGTTTCAAGTCGCACATTGGTCATCCAACTACTTATCGATAATCTGCGGACGAATAATAAAATCGCAGCAGCGATCGCTAGATTTTTAGAGGATCCGGATTCGAAAGTAAGAATTGCGGCTTTCATAGCATTGGTTAATATCCGTCCTCAAGATAAAGAGTCTTTAGACTTAATTTTTAAGACATCAAAAAGTGATGACGCTGACATCAGGCAGGACAGCATTGGAATCCTGTTATTACTTGGTCGTATTAAATCAATAGACAAAGAGCATCTTAAAATTATTTTAAAACTTTTAAAAAGCGAAAATTGTACGCTTAAGTGGGCAGTTACAAATGCACTTGCAAAAATCGATCCTCAAAATCCTAAGATTGCGCAAGAGCTAGCTCGAATATTGCAAGATGCACAGGATCCTGATTTTAGAGAAACTGTCATTACCGCACTTGTTGCGATAAAGCCGCATGATGAAGGGACGTTAACTATACTTTTAGACTCTTTTAAGTCTAACCTAGTTTTGCGTCGAGAAGAAGTTAGAGATGTACTTATACAGATCAAACCACAGAGTTCTAAGATTACGCAAGAGCTGGCTCGAATGCTGCAAGATAAGAATGACTACCTGAGGAAAGATGTTTCAAACATACTTGTTGCTATCAAGCCAAAAGATGAAGAGACTATAGCAATACTTTTAGAGAGTCTTGGCTCGTGTAATGATCAAATTATTTCTATGCTCGCGCAAACCATGCCAAAAGATGGTCCGCTACTGGATAAACTTTTGGAGCTTCTAAAAAGCAACGAGTTGTCAGTTCGTTACAATGCCATCCGACTACTTCGAATAATGAAGCTCAACACTCCTAAGATTTCAGCCGAAATTGCTCATCTTGTGGGAGATCAATACGACAATATTGGCGTAGAAGCTCGGTCTGCACTATATGAGATTAAACCAAGAGATAGCGAAACCATAAAAATAATTTTAGGTTTTTTATCAGGCAAGAATTATTTTAGGATCGTGGAACGAGCTGCAGATGTACTTATCTTAATCGAACCACAGAGTCCTGAGATTGCGCAAGAGCTGGCTCGAATGTTGCAAGATGAGAATGCCTATCTGAGGGAAGTTGTTTCAAAGGTACTTATTGCGATCAACCCAAAAGATGAAGAGACTTTAAACTTAATTTTTAAAGCCTCAAAAAGCGATGACACTAATATCAGACGCGACAGCATTGGAATCCTATTATCACTTGGTCATATTAAACCAACAGATGAAGAACCTCTTAGAAATATTTTAGACTTTTTAAAAAGCGAAAATTATATGCTCAGAAAAAAAGCTGCAGATGCACTTGAGGACGCCGCTGCAAATACACCATTAAAACTACAGAACCCTGAGACTGCGCAAGGTCTAGCTTTAATATTGCAAGGTGCACAGGATCCTGATTTTAGAAAAACTGTCTTTACTGCACTTGTTGCAATAAAGCCCCAAGATGAAGAGACCATAGCAATACTTTTAGAATCTTTAAAATCTCACGTAATGCGGCAAGACTCTTGGCGCAGAACGGAAGCTAGAGATATACTTATACAGATCAAACCACAGAGTTCTAAGATTGCGCAAGAGCTAGCTTTAGTGTTGCGAGATGAGAAAAAAGATAACGATTTAAGGGAAGCCGTCTCAAGCGTACTTGTCGCCATCAAGCCAAAAGATGAAGAGACTATAGCAATACTTTTAGAAGATATTGACTCGTGTAATGATCAACTTATTTCTATGCTCGCGCAAACCATGCCAAAAGATGGTCCGCTGCTGGATAAACTTTTGGGGCTTCTAAAAAGCAACGAGTACTATGTTCGTTACAAAGCCATTCAACTACTTCGAATGATGAAACTCGACACTCCTAAGATTTCATCCGAAATCGCTCATCTTTTGAAAGATAAATACGACCATATTCGCGTAGAAGCTCAGTCTACACTCGGGGAGATTAAACCAAGAGATAATGAAACCATAAAAATAATTTTAGGCCTTTTATCTGGCGAGAATAATAATTTTAAGCAATCAGCTGCAGAAGTACTTATCCAGATCAAGCCACAGAGTCCTGAGATTGTGCAAGAGCTAGCTCGAATGTTGCAAAGTGAGAAAGTTGATGATGTCAAGAAAACTGTCTCAAATGTACTTGTTGCGATAAAGCCACAAGATGAAGAGGCCATAGCGATACTTTTAGAGGATATTAGCTCATATAGTAATCAACTTGTCACTATGCTTGCTGAAATTTTACCAAAAAATACTGAGTTGCGAGACAGACTATTGAAGCATCTAAAAAGCAACAAGTGGTTAGTGCGTTATAATGCTCTTCAACTACTTCGAATGATGAAGCTCGTCACTCCCGAGATGACAAGCGAAATCGCTAAGTTTGTAGGAGATAAAAAGCCCGATGTCAGGTACGAAGCTCGGATTACGCTCGTTGAGAATCAATCAATAGATAGTGAGAGCATAAAAATAATCTTGGGCTTTTTAAAAAGTGAAAATAAATTCATTTGCCAATCAGCTAAAAATGTACTTATTGAGCTCAAACTTCAACGCCTTGAGATTAAACAATATCTAGCTCAAATGTTACAAGATGAGAAAGATGATGATGTAAAGAAAACTGTCTTAGATGTACTAGAGGCTTTCTTAGATAAGAATTCCTAG
- a CDS encoding SDR family oxidoreductase has product MNKTYIVTGASRGIGFSISQRLSRLGHHVIGLARSTSTEKFPGELISIDLAQNKDDEILHRIAADNQIDGLVNNVGVAIPAEFNAIRFSDFSQAMNLNLFAAIRICQIFAPRMQEKEKGRIVNIASRAVLGLSGNSMYAASKAGLVGFARSLALELAEYGITVNTVAPGPIETEMYRKHRPEGSSLANERLMKIPLKRIGKPEEVAAVVEFLLSDDAGFITGQTIFVDGGMSIG; this is encoded by the coding sequence ATGAACAAGACCTATATTGTAACAGGGGCATCGAGAGGAATTGGATTTTCAATCTCACAGCGTCTCTCGCGCCTAGGCCATCACGTTATTGGGTTGGCACGTTCGACGAGCACTGAGAAATTTCCTGGTGAGTTGATTTCTATTGATCTTGCCCAAAACAAAGATGACGAAATCCTCCATCGCATTGCTGCTGACAATCAAATCGATGGACTCGTTAACAACGTTGGTGTTGCAATCCCTGCTGAATTCAATGCGATTAGATTTTCCGATTTTTCTCAAGCCATGAATCTTAACCTTTTCGCTGCTATTCGCATATGCCAGATTTTTGCGCCAAGGATGCAAGAAAAGGAAAAAGGAAGAATCGTAAATATTGCAAGCCGAGCAGTATTAGGTCTTTCAGGTAATAGCATGTATGCAGCCTCCAAAGCGGGATTAGTTGGTTTCGCAAGAAGCCTTGCCTTAGAACTTGCTGAGTACGGTATTACAGTAAATACTGTGGCACCTGGACCAATCGAGACAGAAATGTATCGCAAGCATCGCCCAGAAGGAAGCTCCTTAGCGAATGAGAGGCTTATGAAAATACCGTTAAAACGAATCGGGAAGCCCGAAGAAGTTGCCGCAGTAGTTGAGTTTTTGTTGTCAGATGATGCGGGATTTATCACCGGGCAGACTATATTTGTCGATGGTGGCATGAGTATTGGCTAA
- a CDS encoding SDR family NAD(P)-dependent oxidoreductase, translating to MELSYAAAKKFKAQKKGTIINIASTAAFSPIPYAAVYAASKSFKL from the coding sequence GTGGAGCTGTCTTATGCAGCCGCTAAAAAATTTAAGGCACAAAAGAAGGGAACCATCATCAATATTGCATCAACCGCCGCCTTTTCGCCCATTCCATATGCGGCAGTTTATGCTGCTTCAAAATCATTCAAGCTTTAA
- a CDS encoding SDR family NAD(P)-dependent oxidoreductase: MGQALALELAKQGLDLFLTARSSDKLEKLAGELKQNYGVAVQTASVDLGCKESVKDLAQTILNSEENFDLLVNNAGFGKWGLFSDIPSETYWDMINLKT; encoded by the coding sequence ATAGGACAGGCCCTGGCTTTAGAATTAGCTAAGCAAGGCTTAGATCTTTTTTTGACCGCGCGTTCTAGTGACAAGCTTGAAAAACTAGCCGGTGAGTTAAAGCAAAACTACGGTGTCGCCGTCCAGACCGCCTCGGTGGATTTGGGTTGTAAGGAAAGTGTCAAAGATTTAGCACAAACAATTTTAAACAGTGAGGAGAATTTTGATTTACTGGTCAACAATGCGGGTTTTGGAAAGTGGGGCTTATTTAGTGACATACCTTCTGAAACTTATTGGGACATGATTAACCTAAAAACATAA
- a CDS encoding protoglobin family protein — translation MKHIDEERLESDNSYRFEYLAEFMGFSSEDISAIHGAADFLAPLVPQLVDQVYEKLQAQDATWRHFLPRQHGYTGEIPNKLEDLKADHPQISFRKQHLARYLERLVTMPYNDCMVKYLDMVGKIHTYWAGNPDIYIPNVQMNALMGFVNDAINKTILESNLDFAIKAKAIRAFGKLLWLQNDFIQKHYSQKTPNH, via the coding sequence ATGAAACATATCGATGAAGAACGTTTAGAAAGTGACAATTCCTACCGTTTTGAGTATTTAGCGGAATTTATGGGTTTTAGCTCTGAAGATATCAGTGCCATCCATGGGGCAGCAGATTTTCTAGCGCCCTTGGTGCCACAACTCGTTGATCAGGTTTATGAAAAACTCCAAGCTCAAGATGCCACCTGGCGCCATTTTTTACCAAGACAGCATGGCTACACTGGGGAAATACCAAATAAGCTCGAAGACCTTAAAGCTGATCACCCGCAAATAAGCTTTCGCAAACAACATCTCGCCCGGTACTTAGAACGCCTTGTCACCATGCCTTATAATGATTGCATGGTTAAATACCTAGATATGGTGGGCAAAATCCACACTTATTGGGCTGGCAATCCAGATATTTATATCCCGAATGTGCAGATGAATGCTTTAATGGGTTTTGTGAACGACGCTATAAATAAAACTATTTTGGAGTCAAACTTAGATTTTGCCATAAAAGCTAAGGCTATCAGGGCTTTTGGTAAATTATTGTGGCTACAAAACGACTTCATCCAAAAACACTACAGTCAAAAAACGCCAAACCACTGA
- a CDS encoding DDE-type integrase/transposase/recombinase, which yields MKSPNDSWKLDETYVKVKGKWLYLYRAIDSRGQTIDFYLSKTRNKKQLAELIIL from the coding sequence TTGAAATCACCAAATGATTCTTGGAAGCTTGATGAAACCTACGTCAAAGTAAAGGGGAAGTGGCTCTATCTCTATAGGGCTATCGATTCACGGGGACAGACTATCGATTTTTATCTTAGCAAAACCCGAAATAAAAAGCAGCTAGCTGAGCTTATAATTTTGTAA
- a CDS encoding IS6 family transposase — protein MRKHTSSDFKWRHYQGEAILLCVRWYLCYRGSYRDLEEMMKERGLNADHTTIYRWVQHYAPKI, from the coding sequence ATGAGAAAACACACTTCATCAGATTTTAAATGGCGCCATTATCAAGGCGAAGCAATCCTTCTTTGCGTACGTTGGTATCTTTGTTACAGGGGCAGTTATCGTGACCTAGAAGAGATGATGAAAGAGCGTGGTCTAAATGCCGATCATACAACAATCTACCGATGGGTTCAGCACTATGCTCCCAAGATATAA
- a CDS encoding IS982 family transposase — MSFVDSTSIKACHFNRRYRNRVLKSISAAAKTTTGWFFGLKLHLVLNDEGEILAHKLSPGNCDDRAPVKELMKCRSGLLIADRGYISDDLEFGLAKKGIKLITKVKENMSFERVLTSFEKKCLRARGLIETVNDQLKNIFQIEHTRHRSIRAFFVNVLAGLAAYTFRPAKPKMA; from the coding sequence ATTTCCTTTGTTGACTCTACGTCGATTAAAGCCTGTCACTTCAATCGTCGTTACCGCAATCGAGTTTTAAAATCTATTTCGGCAGCAGCTAAAACGACGACGGGATGGTTCTTCGGACTGAAGCTTCACCTGGTATTAAACGATGAAGGTGAAATCCTGGCGCATAAACTAAGCCCAGGCAATTGTGATGATAGAGCACCCGTCAAAGAACTTATGAAATGCCGTTCAGGCTTGCTAATCGCAGATCGCGGCTACATCAGCGATGATTTGGAATTTGGATTAGCAAAAAAGGGCATAAAACTTATTACTAAAGTCAAAGAAAACATGAGCTTCGAACGCGTGTTAACATCGTTTGAGAAAAAATGTTTGAGAGCCAGAGGCTTAATTGAAACGGTAAACGATCAGCTAAAAAATATCTTCCAAATCGAGCATACGAGACACCGTTCAATCAGAGCATTCTTTGTCAACGTGCTTGCAGGTCTTGCCGCATATACTTTCAGACCGGCAAAACCAAAAATGGCTTAA
- a CDS encoding IS5 family transposase: MKTFLKGNIMSCLYETCLSDCAWEVIEPLFPANAKRGRRRVYSFRSIVDAIFYVLKNGCVWRCLPNDFPPHGIVYHYFRTWSVSGLWAVLNCILVAIVRTCAGRDASPSLVSIDSQSQTAEPGVDERGLDGGKKINGRKRHIVVDTMGLMLLCICTAANVSDRVAGEELVTELNKREKFPRLAKILGDNAYKNLSSGLRVGVSTETAERLKGQKGFVPQIFRWAVERTFAWLNRNRRLVRNYEKNTKHQESMNYIANARLCIRRLENWLTT, translated from the coding sequence GTGAAAACCTTTTTGAAAGGAAATATCATGTCGTGCTTGTATGAGACCTGTTTGTCAGATTGTGCCTGGGAAGTGATTGAGCCACTTTTTCCTGCTAACGCCAAACGAGGCAGACGTCGTGTCTATAGCTTTCGGAGCATAGTTGATGCCATATTCTATGTTTTAAAGAACGGCTGTGTGTGGCGTTGTTTACCCAATGACTTTCCTCCTCACGGTATTGTCTATCACTATTTTCGCACCTGGTCTGTTTCTGGTTTGTGGGCGGTCTTAAACTGCATTCTCGTGGCAATAGTCAGAACCTGTGCTGGCAGAGATGCAAGCCCCTCACTTGTTTCCATCGACTCCCAATCACAGACAGCGGAACCAGGAGTAGATGAGCGTGGTTTGGATGGGGGAAAGAAGATTAATGGAAGAAAGCGCCACATCGTTGTTGATACGATGGGATTGATGCTCCTATGCATTTGTACCGCAGCAAATGTATCTGATAGGGTTGCCGGCGAGGAATTGGTTACTGAGCTCAATAAGCGCGAGAAGTTTCCCAGATTAGCGAAGATTCTTGGAGATAACGCATATAAGAATTTGTCTTCAGGCTTGAGAGTAGGCGTAAGCACAGAAACTGCGGAACGTTTAAAAGGGCAAAAGGGGTTTGTACCACAAATATTTCGTTGGGCCGTAGAACGAACTTTTGCTTGGCTGAATCGAAATAGGCGTCTGGTGCGTAACTATGAGAAGAATACAAAGCATCAGGAATCAATGAACTACATCGCTAATGCAAGATTATGTATCAGACGATTGGAAAATTGGCTTACCACCTGA